From a region of the Cucumis sativus cultivar 9930 chromosome 6, Cucumber_9930_V3, whole genome shotgun sequence genome:
- the LOC101217980 gene encoding uncharacterized protein LOC101217980 isoform X3, whose translation MILKVKKLDSGRSKTMGNDKPGTIINRRKLNRERKIALLQDVDKLKKKLRHEENVHKALERAFTRPLGALPRLPPYLPPYILELLAEVAVLEEEVVRLEEQVVNFRQGLYQEAVYVSSSSRNSDISTDTMEPISTRIAKHRRTKSYCQNEFNSANSIARLQPSLARCSSSRKLLSNDTFFDRNGNGSNRFANGKHVPGKSSSFLFLPEDGLGKENQSYANTVKNKPSPEKKVDRIISPLKKSPLKQEFLEKNSSPMKSQLEFRLERERAKDNSSNLSDDTEASSSPNKISEDIVKCLSSIFIRLSSSKDKATDSSDTSSGPAELQDPYDACSDFKPRNIGPYRHLCAIEASSVDLDRSTNAVFLIHRLKNLFRRLASVNLAGLNHQEKLAFWINTYNSCMMNAFLEQGIPETHERVVTLMQKATIIVGGHLLNAITIEHFILRLPYHLKFTCPKAVKNDEMRARSVFGLEYSEPLITFALCCGSWSSPAVRVYSGCKVEEELEVAKREYLQAAVGISKTNNKLMIPKVLDWYLLDFAKDLESMLDWICLQLPNELRIEAVKCLERKGREPLSQLVQVMPYNFSFRMLLHR comes from the exons ATGATTTTG AAGGTGAAGAAATTAGATAGCGGAAGGAGCAAGACGATGGGTAATGACAAACCTGGGACTATCATAAATCGGCGCAAATTaaacagagagagaaaaatagcATTGTTACAAGAT GTTGATAAGCTGAAGAAGAAGCTCAGACATGAAGAAAATGTTCACAAGGCATTAGAAAGAGCTTTTACTAGACCTTTAGGAGCTCTCCCTCGTCTTCCTCCATATCTTCCTCCTTAT ATACTAGAACTTCTTGCTGAAGTAGCTGTTTTGGAGGAAGAGGTTGTTAGACTAGAAGAACAGGTTGTGAATTTTAGACAAGGATTATATCAGGAAGCTGTGTATGTTTCATCCTCCTCTAGGAATTCAGATATTTCCACAGACACAATGGAACCTATCTCAACAAGAATCGCGAAGCATCGGAGAACGAAGTCGTATTGCCAAAATGAGTTCAATTCTGCAAACTCAATAGCCAGGCTGCAGCCTTCACTGGCCAGATGTTCTTCGAGTCGAAAGTTATTGTCGAACGACACTTTCTTTGATCGTAATGGTAACGGTTCTAACAGGTTTGCCAATGGGAAACATGTTCCCGGGAAATCAAGctcctttttatttcttccagAAGATGGACTGGGAAAAGAGAATCAATCATATGCAAATACTGTAAAAAATAAGCCATCTCCTGAAAAGAAAGTTGATAGAATTATAAGCCCATTGAAGAAGTCTCCTCTAAAACAAGAATTTTTGGAGAAGAACTCAAGTCCTATGAAGTCTCAG CTGGAGTTTCGATTGGAACGAGAAAGAGCAAAGGACAATTCATCTAATTTGTCTGATGATACAGAGGCTAGTAGCTcaccaaacaaaatttctgAAGACATTGTGAAGTGTTTATCATCCATTTTCATAAGACTGAGTTCATCAAAAGACAAAGCAACGGACTCATCAGATACATCAAGTGGACCTGCGGAATTGCAAGATCCTTACGATGCTTGTTCAGATTTCAAACCTAGAAACATTGGTCCCTACAGACATCTCTGTGCAATTGAAGCTAGTTCCGTAGATCTCGATCGATCAACTAATGCAGTTTTTCTAATTCATAGGCTAAA AAACTTGTTCCGGAGACTCGCCTCGGTGAACTTGGCAGGTCTTAACCATCAGGAGAAGCTAGCTTTCTGGATCAACACCTACAATTCCTGCATGATGAAC GCATTTTTAGAGCAGGGGATACCTGAGACTCATGAAAGAGTTGTAACATTGATGCAAAAG GCAACAATTATTGTGGGAGGGCACCTTCTAAATGCAATAACAATTGAGCATTTCATCTTGAGACTTCCTTATCACCTGAAGTTC ACCTGCCCAAAAGCAGTAAAGAACGACGAGATGAGAGCACGCAGTGTGTTTGGATTGGAATATTCCGAACCCTTGATTACGTTTGCACTCTGTTGTGGAAGCTGGTCGTCTCCCGCC GTGAGAGTGTATTCAGGATGTAAAGTTGAAGAGGAGTTAGAAGTAGCCAAGAGGGAATATTTACAGGCAGCAGTTGGGATTTCAAAGACAAACAACAAGTTGATGATTCCAAAGGTTTTGGATTGGTATTTACTTGACTTTGCAAAGGATTTGGAATCAATGTTGGATTGGATTTGCTTACAACTTCCAAATGAACTAAGAATTGAAGCAGTTAAATGCCTTGAGAGGAAAGGAAGAGAGCCTCTCTCACAACTAGTGCAAGTTATGCCATATAATTTCAGCTTCAGAATGCTCTTACACAGATGA
- the LOC101217980 gene encoding uncharacterized protein LOC101217980 isoform X1: MNARVRGSIQTVKALNHDKKVKKLDSGRSKTMGNDKPGTIINRRKLNRERKIALLQDVDKLKKKLRHEENVHKALERAFTRPLGALPRLPPYLPPYILELLAEVAVLEEEVVRLEEQVVNFRQGLYQEAVYVSSSSRNSDISTDTMEPISTRIAKHRRTKSYCQNEFNSANSIARLQPSLARCSSSRKLLSNDTFFDRNGNGSNRFANGKHVPGKSSSFLFLPEDGLGKENQSYANTVKNKPSPEKKVDRIISPLKKSPLKQEFLEKNSSPMKSQLEFRLERERAKDNSSNLSDDTEASSSPNKISEDIVKCLSSIFIRLSSSKDKATDSSDTSSGPAELQDPYDACSDFKPRNIGPYRHLCAIEASSVDLDRSTNAVFLIHRLKNLFRRLASVNLAGLNHQEKLAFWINTYNSCMMNAFLEQGIPETHERVVTLMQKATIIVGGHLLNAITIEHFILRLPYHLKFTCPKAVKNDEMRARSVFGLEYSEPLITFALCCGSWSSPAVRVYSGCKVEEELEVAKREYLQAAVGISKTNNKLMIPKVLDWYLLDFAKDLESMLDWICLQLPNELRIEAVKCLERKGREPLSQLVQVMPYNFSFRMLLHR; encoded by the exons ATGAATGCCAGAGTCCGCGGCAGCATTCAAACCGTCAAAGCTCTTAATCATGACAAG AAGGTGAAGAAATTAGATAGCGGAAGGAGCAAGACGATGGGTAATGACAAACCTGGGACTATCATAAATCGGCGCAAATTaaacagagagagaaaaatagcATTGTTACAAGAT GTTGATAAGCTGAAGAAGAAGCTCAGACATGAAGAAAATGTTCACAAGGCATTAGAAAGAGCTTTTACTAGACCTTTAGGAGCTCTCCCTCGTCTTCCTCCATATCTTCCTCCTTAT ATACTAGAACTTCTTGCTGAAGTAGCTGTTTTGGAGGAAGAGGTTGTTAGACTAGAAGAACAGGTTGTGAATTTTAGACAAGGATTATATCAGGAAGCTGTGTATGTTTCATCCTCCTCTAGGAATTCAGATATTTCCACAGACACAATGGAACCTATCTCAACAAGAATCGCGAAGCATCGGAGAACGAAGTCGTATTGCCAAAATGAGTTCAATTCTGCAAACTCAATAGCCAGGCTGCAGCCTTCACTGGCCAGATGTTCTTCGAGTCGAAAGTTATTGTCGAACGACACTTTCTTTGATCGTAATGGTAACGGTTCTAACAGGTTTGCCAATGGGAAACATGTTCCCGGGAAATCAAGctcctttttatttcttccagAAGATGGACTGGGAAAAGAGAATCAATCATATGCAAATACTGTAAAAAATAAGCCATCTCCTGAAAAGAAAGTTGATAGAATTATAAGCCCATTGAAGAAGTCTCCTCTAAAACAAGAATTTTTGGAGAAGAACTCAAGTCCTATGAAGTCTCAG CTGGAGTTTCGATTGGAACGAGAAAGAGCAAAGGACAATTCATCTAATTTGTCTGATGATACAGAGGCTAGTAGCTcaccaaacaaaatttctgAAGACATTGTGAAGTGTTTATCATCCATTTTCATAAGACTGAGTTCATCAAAAGACAAAGCAACGGACTCATCAGATACATCAAGTGGACCTGCGGAATTGCAAGATCCTTACGATGCTTGTTCAGATTTCAAACCTAGAAACATTGGTCCCTACAGACATCTCTGTGCAATTGAAGCTAGTTCCGTAGATCTCGATCGATCAACTAATGCAGTTTTTCTAATTCATAGGCTAAA AAACTTGTTCCGGAGACTCGCCTCGGTGAACTTGGCAGGTCTTAACCATCAGGAGAAGCTAGCTTTCTGGATCAACACCTACAATTCCTGCATGATGAAC GCATTTTTAGAGCAGGGGATACCTGAGACTCATGAAAGAGTTGTAACATTGATGCAAAAG GCAACAATTATTGTGGGAGGGCACCTTCTAAATGCAATAACAATTGAGCATTTCATCTTGAGACTTCCTTATCACCTGAAGTTC ACCTGCCCAAAAGCAGTAAAGAACGACGAGATGAGAGCACGCAGTGTGTTTGGATTGGAATATTCCGAACCCTTGATTACGTTTGCACTCTGTTGTGGAAGCTGGTCGTCTCCCGCC GTGAGAGTGTATTCAGGATGTAAAGTTGAAGAGGAGTTAGAAGTAGCCAAGAGGGAATATTTACAGGCAGCAGTTGGGATTTCAAAGACAAACAACAAGTTGATGATTCCAAAGGTTTTGGATTGGTATTTACTTGACTTTGCAAAGGATTTGGAATCAATGTTGGATTGGATTTGCTTACAACTTCCAAATGAACTAAGAATTGAAGCAGTTAAATGCCTTGAGAGGAAAGGAAGAGAGCCTCTCTCACAACTAGTGCAAGTTATGCCATATAATTTCAGCTTCAGAATGCTCTTACACAGATGA
- the LOC101217980 gene encoding uncharacterized protein LOC101217980 isoform X2, whose protein sequence is MNARVRGSIQTVKALNHDKVKKLDSGRSKTMGNDKPGTIINRRKLNRERKIALLQDVDKLKKKLRHEENVHKALERAFTRPLGALPRLPPYLPPYILELLAEVAVLEEEVVRLEEQVVNFRQGLYQEAVYVSSSSRNSDISTDTMEPISTRIAKHRRTKSYCQNEFNSANSIARLQPSLARCSSSRKLLSNDTFFDRNGNGSNRFANGKHVPGKSSSFLFLPEDGLGKENQSYANTVKNKPSPEKKVDRIISPLKKSPLKQEFLEKNSSPMKSQLEFRLERERAKDNSSNLSDDTEASSSPNKISEDIVKCLSSIFIRLSSSKDKATDSSDTSSGPAELQDPYDACSDFKPRNIGPYRHLCAIEASSVDLDRSTNAVFLIHRLKNLFRRLASVNLAGLNHQEKLAFWINTYNSCMMNAFLEQGIPETHERVVTLMQKATIIVGGHLLNAITIEHFILRLPYHLKFTCPKAVKNDEMRARSVFGLEYSEPLITFALCCGSWSSPAVRVYSGCKVEEELEVAKREYLQAAVGISKTNNKLMIPKVLDWYLLDFAKDLESMLDWICLQLPNELRIEAVKCLERKGREPLSQLVQVMPYNFSFRMLLHR, encoded by the exons ATGAATGCCAGAGTCCGCGGCAGCATTCAAACCGTCAAAGCTCTTAATCATGACAAG GTGAAGAAATTAGATAGCGGAAGGAGCAAGACGATGGGTAATGACAAACCTGGGACTATCATAAATCGGCGCAAATTaaacagagagagaaaaatagcATTGTTACAAGAT GTTGATAAGCTGAAGAAGAAGCTCAGACATGAAGAAAATGTTCACAAGGCATTAGAAAGAGCTTTTACTAGACCTTTAGGAGCTCTCCCTCGTCTTCCTCCATATCTTCCTCCTTAT ATACTAGAACTTCTTGCTGAAGTAGCTGTTTTGGAGGAAGAGGTTGTTAGACTAGAAGAACAGGTTGTGAATTTTAGACAAGGATTATATCAGGAAGCTGTGTATGTTTCATCCTCCTCTAGGAATTCAGATATTTCCACAGACACAATGGAACCTATCTCAACAAGAATCGCGAAGCATCGGAGAACGAAGTCGTATTGCCAAAATGAGTTCAATTCTGCAAACTCAATAGCCAGGCTGCAGCCTTCACTGGCCAGATGTTCTTCGAGTCGAAAGTTATTGTCGAACGACACTTTCTTTGATCGTAATGGTAACGGTTCTAACAGGTTTGCCAATGGGAAACATGTTCCCGGGAAATCAAGctcctttttatttcttccagAAGATGGACTGGGAAAAGAGAATCAATCATATGCAAATACTGTAAAAAATAAGCCATCTCCTGAAAAGAAAGTTGATAGAATTATAAGCCCATTGAAGAAGTCTCCTCTAAAACAAGAATTTTTGGAGAAGAACTCAAGTCCTATGAAGTCTCAG CTGGAGTTTCGATTGGAACGAGAAAGAGCAAAGGACAATTCATCTAATTTGTCTGATGATACAGAGGCTAGTAGCTcaccaaacaaaatttctgAAGACATTGTGAAGTGTTTATCATCCATTTTCATAAGACTGAGTTCATCAAAAGACAAAGCAACGGACTCATCAGATACATCAAGTGGACCTGCGGAATTGCAAGATCCTTACGATGCTTGTTCAGATTTCAAACCTAGAAACATTGGTCCCTACAGACATCTCTGTGCAATTGAAGCTAGTTCCGTAGATCTCGATCGATCAACTAATGCAGTTTTTCTAATTCATAGGCTAAA AAACTTGTTCCGGAGACTCGCCTCGGTGAACTTGGCAGGTCTTAACCATCAGGAGAAGCTAGCTTTCTGGATCAACACCTACAATTCCTGCATGATGAAC GCATTTTTAGAGCAGGGGATACCTGAGACTCATGAAAGAGTTGTAACATTGATGCAAAAG GCAACAATTATTGTGGGAGGGCACCTTCTAAATGCAATAACAATTGAGCATTTCATCTTGAGACTTCCTTATCACCTGAAGTTC ACCTGCCCAAAAGCAGTAAAGAACGACGAGATGAGAGCACGCAGTGTGTTTGGATTGGAATATTCCGAACCCTTGATTACGTTTGCACTCTGTTGTGGAAGCTGGTCGTCTCCCGCC GTGAGAGTGTATTCAGGATGTAAAGTTGAAGAGGAGTTAGAAGTAGCCAAGAGGGAATATTTACAGGCAGCAGTTGGGATTTCAAAGACAAACAACAAGTTGATGATTCCAAAGGTTTTGGATTGGTATTTACTTGACTTTGCAAAGGATTTGGAATCAATGTTGGATTGGATTTGCTTACAACTTCCAAATGAACTAAGAATTGAAGCAGTTAAATGCCTTGAGAGGAAAGGAAGAGAGCCTCTCTCACAACTAGTGCAAGTTATGCCATATAATTTCAGCTTCAGAATGCTCTTACACAGATGA
- the LOC101217980 gene encoding uncharacterized protein LOC101217980 isoform X4, whose protein sequence is MILVKKLDSGRSKTMGNDKPGTIINRRKLNRERKIALLQDVDKLKKKLRHEENVHKALERAFTRPLGALPRLPPYLPPYILELLAEVAVLEEEVVRLEEQVVNFRQGLYQEAVYVSSSSRNSDISTDTMEPISTRIAKHRRTKSYCQNEFNSANSIARLQPSLARCSSSRKLLSNDTFFDRNGNGSNRFANGKHVPGKSSSFLFLPEDGLGKENQSYANTVKNKPSPEKKVDRIISPLKKSPLKQEFLEKNSSPMKSQLEFRLERERAKDNSSNLSDDTEASSSPNKISEDIVKCLSSIFIRLSSSKDKATDSSDTSSGPAELQDPYDACSDFKPRNIGPYRHLCAIEASSVDLDRSTNAVFLIHRLKNLFRRLASVNLAGLNHQEKLAFWINTYNSCMMNAFLEQGIPETHERVVTLMQKATIIVGGHLLNAITIEHFILRLPYHLKFTCPKAVKNDEMRARSVFGLEYSEPLITFALCCGSWSSPAVRVYSGCKVEEELEVAKREYLQAAVGISKTNNKLMIPKVLDWYLLDFAKDLESMLDWICLQLPNELRIEAVKCLERKGREPLSQLVQVMPYNFSFRMLLHR, encoded by the exons ATGATTTTG GTGAAGAAATTAGATAGCGGAAGGAGCAAGACGATGGGTAATGACAAACCTGGGACTATCATAAATCGGCGCAAATTaaacagagagagaaaaatagcATTGTTACAAGAT GTTGATAAGCTGAAGAAGAAGCTCAGACATGAAGAAAATGTTCACAAGGCATTAGAAAGAGCTTTTACTAGACCTTTAGGAGCTCTCCCTCGTCTTCCTCCATATCTTCCTCCTTAT ATACTAGAACTTCTTGCTGAAGTAGCTGTTTTGGAGGAAGAGGTTGTTAGACTAGAAGAACAGGTTGTGAATTTTAGACAAGGATTATATCAGGAAGCTGTGTATGTTTCATCCTCCTCTAGGAATTCAGATATTTCCACAGACACAATGGAACCTATCTCAACAAGAATCGCGAAGCATCGGAGAACGAAGTCGTATTGCCAAAATGAGTTCAATTCTGCAAACTCAATAGCCAGGCTGCAGCCTTCACTGGCCAGATGTTCTTCGAGTCGAAAGTTATTGTCGAACGACACTTTCTTTGATCGTAATGGTAACGGTTCTAACAGGTTTGCCAATGGGAAACATGTTCCCGGGAAATCAAGctcctttttatttcttccagAAGATGGACTGGGAAAAGAGAATCAATCATATGCAAATACTGTAAAAAATAAGCCATCTCCTGAAAAGAAAGTTGATAGAATTATAAGCCCATTGAAGAAGTCTCCTCTAAAACAAGAATTTTTGGAGAAGAACTCAAGTCCTATGAAGTCTCAG CTGGAGTTTCGATTGGAACGAGAAAGAGCAAAGGACAATTCATCTAATTTGTCTGATGATACAGAGGCTAGTAGCTcaccaaacaaaatttctgAAGACATTGTGAAGTGTTTATCATCCATTTTCATAAGACTGAGTTCATCAAAAGACAAAGCAACGGACTCATCAGATACATCAAGTGGACCTGCGGAATTGCAAGATCCTTACGATGCTTGTTCAGATTTCAAACCTAGAAACATTGGTCCCTACAGACATCTCTGTGCAATTGAAGCTAGTTCCGTAGATCTCGATCGATCAACTAATGCAGTTTTTCTAATTCATAGGCTAAA AAACTTGTTCCGGAGACTCGCCTCGGTGAACTTGGCAGGTCTTAACCATCAGGAGAAGCTAGCTTTCTGGATCAACACCTACAATTCCTGCATGATGAAC GCATTTTTAGAGCAGGGGATACCTGAGACTCATGAAAGAGTTGTAACATTGATGCAAAAG GCAACAATTATTGTGGGAGGGCACCTTCTAAATGCAATAACAATTGAGCATTTCATCTTGAGACTTCCTTATCACCTGAAGTTC ACCTGCCCAAAAGCAGTAAAGAACGACGAGATGAGAGCACGCAGTGTGTTTGGATTGGAATATTCCGAACCCTTGATTACGTTTGCACTCTGTTGTGGAAGCTGGTCGTCTCCCGCC GTGAGAGTGTATTCAGGATGTAAAGTTGAAGAGGAGTTAGAAGTAGCCAAGAGGGAATATTTACAGGCAGCAGTTGGGATTTCAAAGACAAACAACAAGTTGATGATTCCAAAGGTTTTGGATTGGTATTTACTTGACTTTGCAAAGGATTTGGAATCAATGTTGGATTGGATTTGCTTACAACTTCCAAATGAACTAAGAATTGAAGCAGTTAAATGCCTTGAGAGGAAAGGAAGAGAGCCTCTCTCACAACTAGTGCAAGTTATGCCATATAATTTCAGCTTCAGAATGCTCTTACACAGATGA